TACACAAAAAGATTTAAAAAGAAGCATTCTTACTAGCATATAATGGCCTCTAAAACCCATACTGGCGGAAACTTTGAATTTGTTGATGACGGAAAGAAATTGAGTCATACTGAAAGTACAGAAGACTTCACTGAGAGTTATAAAAAATGGGTAAATAGGCCCTATTACAAGAGGGAGTGGTTCTGGAAAACTATAATTGTTCTTATGATTTTAGTAATCATCATCTATTTTTTATTTTACTATATTGGTAAGACTTAATAATAACTCTGAGAGCTCAATTACCATCCTTTCTTAAACTTATACCCTTCATCGCCCTGCATCAATCTTTCAACTGTCTTGAGCCTTTGATCAATTGCGTCTAATGTCGCTTTTATAGCATCTAACTTGCTCGCTAATAAGTCTATGTCGCGGTTTGTGCCTGTTGGCTGCTGCTGATATGGCTGGGAAGATCCAAACTGCCTCTGTGTTGTTGATGAAGGCATAGATGGAAAAGACTGCCCCGTGGATTGCTGCGGATAAGGTGAAAACGTCTCGGGAGCTGCAGAATTCTGGCCGTAATTGGTTGGCAGTCCAAGCTCATCAGTTGGAGGTTGGCCATATTGAGGCTGGTCAAATCTTCCAAAGCCAGCTTCGCTTCCTAATTCTGGACCTAGATCAAACTCCTCTTTTTTCTTCCTTCCGAACCACAAAAAAGCCATAATACACCTCTTTTTAGGGATAGGAGTATTGCAGGTTTTTAAAGCTTTTTATTTTTGCACGTTTCGTTAAGCGGGCATTTGATGCAGACTGGAGATTTTCTGCAGTAATTCTTGCCCAATTCAACCAATAAGGCATGGTATTCATTAAAGATCTTATGCTTTTTTTCCAAATTATCCATGAATAATTTCTGCAATTGCGCGTATGTTTTTTCTTTAAATCCTAATCTTTCAAAAATCCTTTTTGTATATGCATCAATGACAAAGATCGGCTTCTGGAATGCATACAGAATGACGGAATCTGCTGTTTCCGGGCCGATGCCTTTGATGCTCAGCAATGTTTTTCTTAGTTCTTCAATTGGTAGTTTTTTTAGTTTCTCTACAGAATTTTTCAATAAAAAATCCGCCATAATCTTCAATCTTTCAGCCTTTTGGTTGTAATAGCCTGAAGGCCTGATTAAATCTGCAAGCTTTTTTTGATTTATTTTTTTCAGTTTTTCAAGATTAATTAAATTGTTTTTGCTTAAGTTATAAAGCGCTTTCTCAACATTCTTCCAGCTCGTGTTTTGGGCGAGTATTGCGCCGATTATGATCTCAAGCCTGTGCTTGTCATTTCTGGGATCTCCTGAATGATGCATTGTTTTATAGCCGGAAACAGTCAAAGGCCACCATCCTTGAGGGCCGAAGTTTTTGAATAGTTGTTGGTATATATGCAGCAGTTTGTTCATTCTATTTTATGGCTCAAAGCCTTTTCTATGCCATTGGCGTTCAAGCTCTTTTTCCAATTTTGAAAAAGCATACTCCGAGTATTTGCCGTCTCTCATGTATACCTTACTCCAGTCGCGGAACAGGAAAACAATCCATTTTATCTTTTTTTCATCTGCTCTTGCAGCACGCCCTTGATTCTGCTCATGCAGCATAACTGCTTCTATCATTATTTTGTCAGATCCTGCTGCTTTTTTGACTTCTGCTTTCCAATGGACTTCTTCTCCCTGATTTTTCCTGGCTTTAAGATCGCCAACAATTAATTCACATATTTCAAAGTATATGTTCTCAGCATCCTTTTGGTTTATTGAATACTCATGGCGGACTTGGCTTATAAGCCACTCCTGCTTGAGAGCATCGTATTCGGGCAGCATTCCTCTTTTAATCATTTCTCTTATAATCTGCAGCGGAATTGAATTATCGTACTGCATGTAGCCTGATTGCTTTAGCAGAATGTTGTATGCTGCCTCAAATGTTTTCTTTAAATATAAGTCGGCAATGCGGTTATTGGCTGCAAACAGGATAATCTCATGAAAGATTTTCCTGACAATGCTTAGCGTCTCTTCTGGCTGCTGTTCATCAGCTAATGATTTTTTCATTTCTTCTTTAAGACTGTAGTCGAGCTGATATTTCGATCTTAGATCTGAAAGCTTGACTTTTGCATCCAGATCCTCTCTTAAAAGATGCGCAATAATGTATCTTTTTCTCCAGTCTTTGCGATTTTCTAAAAAAACAAAGAATGCAGGAAAAGCCCTATGATCTGAAGGTTTAATTGTTGGATCTTGCTCATAAACAATATCGAACATGCCTGCTCTTGCCGGATAATTTTCTTCAAGTATTTTGCGAATCTCTGCGATTATGTTTTTAATTCGGTTTATGCGCGCAGCTGCCTTTTTTCCATACCACTCATTTTCTCCCTCGAAATGCTTTTCTATCTCTGCGATAAGCCTGTTTACAGCCTCTGCTTCGCTTGCCCGCATGCTGTCTGTCAGGTTTTCCTGCTTCAGCATTATCTGAAGATCCCTGCGAAGCGTGTATAACGGCGTGATTAAAAACTCGAAGTCCTCATAATAGCCTGTTTTAATCTTTTTTTCTTGGATTTTTGCGTGCATATCAATCAGGTCTTGGATCAGCTTTTCATCAACAAGCTCCAATTTCTCTATCTGGTCTTTGTGCCATTTCCACTTATTTGGAAGTATGCCTAATTTTTTTAATTCTTCAATATGCTGCAGAAGCCTTGCATTGATGTTTCTGTGGAATAATGGCATGTGATGGCATTATCTGTCAAATATATAAATATGTTTATTTAAAAAAACAACAAGAACCAGCAAATATCTGCGATTGAAAGGTGCAGATTTCTGTTTCTTTAGATTTCACTGCGCCTTTTCAATTCAAATATATCCTTAAGCCGCCTGAGCCTGTCAAGTATTCTTGCATATTCCGGGCTGCCGCCTTCCAGCTTAAGTTTTTCTTGTATAGTTGCAAGCTTTCCTGCTTCATTCGTTATTTCATCCAAATTCATTGTTAGCGGATCCCTGAATTCTGAATGACGATGGGAAACTACATTTTTTCCAAGTTCCTGCTCTTCAGGTAGCAAACCCTTTAGCACATACTTTTTTGCTTTCAATTCCTTTATGTGTTTGCATTCTACCCTTGCAGGACATGTGCAGTTGTAATTGCCTTTGACATCCCACGTAAAATATAAATTGCCTTTTCTGCCCTCTGATTCGCTTCTTGTCTTCATTCTTCTGCCGACTTTGCCGCCTCCTAATTTCCATAAGTATTCCTTGCTTGTTTTAGTTGCGTATAATTCATAAACGAGATTTTCTATATAGGATAGTTTATCCTTATTCATCGCTTCTTCATAAATGGGTTTTTTAACATCCTTGTAATATCTTGTTTTTCTTGCTTCCCTTAACGAATGCATGAATTCCTTCTTTACATTTTCATTTTTTATAAACAAATAAAGCATCCTTTGTTTTATTTCTTCTTTTGGGACTCCTCTTTTCAGCATTTTATTTTTAATTTTTATTATTGCATTATACTTGTATCCATAACCAACCAGCCTTGAAACAATTATGTGAGGTGGATTTTCCTTCAGCAGCATTTCGTATTCAATTTCTTGACCCTTATAGCTTATCGCACCTTTTGTTATTAATCTCCCAAGCCCTGTATAATAAGACAGTATATTTGCTGGATTCATATGCTGCAGCATTTCCAATGGCACGCCAAGATTAGATCTAGGCACTTCAAACAGCTCAATGCCATCTATTGCATGGCTTAATGCTTCATAGTTTTGCCCAGGGTTTGCCTTAGGCCTTGATCTAAAGCTGAACAGCTCGTCAAGCGTTATCCCGAAATTAGGCAGGTTGTTTAGAATTTTAAGCATTTTAATATTCAAACACAATTTGTTTTTCTTTGCATCTAGTTTCTTTCTTTTCCCTAATACGATAGTTTTGTGAGCCTGGAATTTTCAATATGGTTTCGTATTCACCTTTCGCTCTTTTTATAGCATGCGTTCTGTGCAGATAATCATAGCCCCTTTTAACAAATGAATGGACAATCTCCGGCAATGATTTGTCCCTTACATCATCTACGCTTCTCTTGCTGTAAGTCCCTGCAGCAAAACAGAGTTTTTCCCAGTCTGTCAAGCTATTGTATATATCTGAGGGTATTTCAGGTATGCTTAATATACCATAAACAACTTTTTTCATTACATCTTTGTTCAAAGCAGTATAAAGGTTTGTGGCAAATTCATCAGATAAAGGCGCATCAATTTCGCTGAAATAATTGATTATTTTATCGCTCCACGCGTATTTCCAAGAACGTACATTGCCTCTTTGGCCGCCGCTTTCCTTCGGCAATAAATTCCAATTGCTTCTATCAGCAAAATTTATTCTTTCTTTTTCCAATTCAGACAGTAATGCTGGCCTTAAATAGTCAAAGCCTTCTAGTCTTTCTTCCAGTGCAGGTATCATCATAATTACATAAAATCAGCCACTATTTAAACCTTTCTATTTTTTAACCACTCTAAAGTAACACTTAAGAAATCAGCACAGCATCAACTGATCCACTCTGCCCTGGCCTTGATGTGATCCTTGCCTTGCCTGCTTCTGTGTCTATGATCGTTCCTTTTGTCATTATATTTCTTCTGACATAGTGCCTGTTGGCAGGGTTCTCCGTTATAGTTTTTATCTTTGCTTTAACGTATTTTTTTGTTTTCGGATCATACACATTGGCGACGTCTGTCGAAAGAAGCCTTTGCTTTATCATTCCACCCATAGCTCTGACTAGTCTTTTCCTTAATTCACCTAATTTCGTCAAAGAAGGCTCTCTAGCTAGCTCATTCAGCTTTTTCTTTCTGTAATCCTTGATTCTTCCGCCGCTCGCTTTTGTATTCGATCTGGATTGTGTCAATGCCATAAGCTGAGAAAAAGCGCCTTATTTATAAAGTTTTGGATTTATTTTTTGATTACTTTTGACAAGTTACAGATTGGAAAATTTTAAAAAGCCAACAGTATTTCTGTGTCTGATGAACGATATGTACAACTGCATCAGGCTCGTGTATAAAGCAAAGGATTTTGAAGATACTATGACTTTTCACAGAGAAGCAAAAGAGCATTTGGTTAAAGAAGGCAAACAAGCCAGTAAGGGCTTTGTTGGCAAGGGGCGTAAGTCAGAAATAATGTTCAGGCCATTGAATGATGCTTATTGCTATCATAATGCCACTGTGACTTTAAGTGAAGTCAGGTATGATAAAAAAATCTGCCCTTCTCTCGAATTTATAGCCAAAGAAGGCTTTCAGAATGCACTAATGCCTACAGTTGAACATTTTATAGATGTGATGGATAAAAAGAAAGGCAAATATTATATAAAAAGAGTCAGCTAACTAATTCTATGATCAAAGCATTAGTAACGCTCGGACATCATTATGGCGAACTGGATTGGGGCAGATTTGTTATGGACGAGTACATTAAAAGAAACCTCAAGGGCAATAGGAGCATAGATTTCTACGAGATTCAGAACAGCAATGTCAAAACAGGAATATGGTGCAATAAGTCTTGGCGTGAAGTTAAAAGAAAAGTCAAAGAAGAGGAGTTGTTGATAGACATTCATTGCGGTTTCATTGATCACACTAGCGATAAACTAAGTCATTTATCCAAGGAGTATCACGGTGTGGAGGATCATCTTGTTGAAAGAGTAAAATGTTCGGATCATGTCGAGGCCAGTAAATGGAATCCTAAAGATGGGAGGAACATTGGCATTCCTTATACCTTAATCGATGCTTTTTTCTTTAAAAATGGGTTGTATATGGGCAGAGGCCTGAACAATACAGATTATTCAGAGCTAATAAAAATAGTTTCAGAAGAAGATCGTCAGAAATTATTGGGAGAAACTTTGACTTTGATCAATAAGATATATGACACGCATCAGAATTAATTTTTATTCTCTATAACTTCAATCAGGCATCTGCATGGCAGCTTTCTCTTCGCCCTTGACAGTGCCTCTTTCCCCAATTTAAGATTCTGCTTGTCTGTTTTCAGAGTAAATAAGATCTTCCCTTTCTTAACCTGCGCAGCTATGCCGATGGGCTTTCCAAATGGCCTTGCCATTCCCTGGCTCATCCTGTCTGCTCCTGCTCCTGATGCAAGAGGATTTTCCCTTAAAATATGGTGAGGATACATCCTTATCTGGTAGAAATAGCCGCTTTTTCCCAGAGCTTCTTCAAGGATCTTGTTTGAAGATGCCCTTGCGCTTTCAATTGCATTATGCCTTATCTGGAGAGCATCCTTTGTGATTAAGTTCATTGTAAGCTGGAATTTCTTGCTTACATCACCCATATTATATTTTACAACCTTGCTTGTAGGTGCGGATCTGACATAAGACAGCTTCCTATATTTGCTCTTTCTTGTGTAAGGCCTTTCCAAAAACCTGTATGATACGCCTTTTCTTAGCTTTGCCATAATAAAAGAGATTTGGGAGTTGTTTTTAAATGTTTTGGATTTGAGTCCGATTTTCAGATAATTTTATAAACAGGCTGTTATTTTCTCCTTATTGAGAAATGTGAGGAGTTGCTTCCTTGAATCTCTTAAACAAAAATAATGGAGGCTTAAATGGGAACTTACAAATATCTGAGGCAGTTGTGGAAAAAACCAACTGACGAATTAAAAATAATTCTAAGGCAAAGGCTTAATCAGTTCAGGGATGAGCCAGTTACAATCAGGATTGAGCATCCTACAAGGCTTGACAGGGCAAGATCTCTCGGATATAAAGCAAAGCCGGGATTTATAATTGTAAGGCAGAGTGTTATGCGGCATAAAAGGCAAATGCCAAAGACAAGGCATCCAAGAAGGCCAAAGCATTCTTCGGTAAGAAAAGATTTGGCAATGTCTTACCAATGGGTTGCAGAGCAGCGAGCAGTCAAGAAATATCCTAATTGCGAAGTTCTTAATTCATACTTTGTAGCGAAAGACGGCATGCATTATTGGTATGAAGTTATTTTGGTTGACAGGGCTCATCCGCAGATAGCGGCTGATGACAGAATTAAGTGGATCATTAACCAGCGAGGCAGGGTTTTCCGCGGACTTACAGCATCTGGCAAGAGAAGCAGGGGCTTATTAACCAATAAAGGCAAGGGCGCTGAAAAGATGAGGCCTAGCTTGAGAGCGCATGACAGAAGGGCGCATTAAAAATGTCAGAATTTTCCATCCAGTCTTTGACTGGTGGCAGAAAGCCAACCTTTTTTGTATGTGGAAAATTCTGAGCATGCTCAAATGTCAAAAATGTTTGCATTTTTGAGCAAATTGGAAATGTGAACATTTCCAATTAACCACATGATGCGGTGGAACGTAGCAACATGCCGCCTATTTATGATTAGTGGTTTTTGACAGAAAAATTTAAATATTTGAATAACAAAAGAAATGACTATGGTAAGCCTATATTGCAAAAAGTGCGGATACAGAATGGACAAGGAAAAGGTTCCAGAGAGATGCCCTTATTGCGGTAAATTAGGAACAATGGCAAGGGTCAGGTCTGCGCAGGATCTTCTCAATGAGGCAGTAGATGAAGGAGAATTCTTTGAGATGGAAAGGCAGCAAAGAAAAATATAAGTTTATATAGCAGTTCTTTCTTTTTTTGGCTATGAAGCACGGCGTTGATTTCATTGGCGTTGGAGTTGGCGTGATCATTGTTAAAAACAACAATGTCCTTCTTATGCTCAGAAAAACGCCAAGCGAGTGGAGCATTCCCGGCGGAAAAGTGGAATTGAACGAGAAGTCAGAAGATACAGCAATCAGGGAAATAAAAGAGGAGCTCGGAATTGATATAAAAATCAAAAAATTCCTTACACTTACTGAAACTTTCAGCAACAAAATGCACTGGATCTCAATAGTTTACATTGCAGACATTGCAAAAGGCGATCCAAGAATAATGGAGCCAGAAGAGCATTTGGCTGTCAAGTGGTTTTCATTGGATGATCT
This Candidatus Woesearchaeota archaeon DNA region includes the following protein-coding sequences:
- a CDS encoding 50S ribosomal protein L16 — protein: MAKLRKGVSYRFLERPYTRKSKYRKLSYVRSAPTSKVVKYNMGDVSKKFQLTMNLITKDALQIRHNAIESARASSNKILEEALGKSGYFYQIRMYPHHILRENPLASGAGADRMSQGMARPFGKPIGIAAQVKKGKILFTLKTDKQNLKLGKEALSRAKRKLPCRCLIEVIENKN
- a CDS encoding endonuclease, producing MNKLLHIYQQLFKNFGPQGWWPLTVSGYKTMHHSGDPRNDKHRLEIIIGAILAQNTSWKNVEKALYNLSKNNLINLEKLKKINQKKLADLIRPSGYYNQKAERLKIMADFLLKNSVEKLKKLPIEELRKTLLSIKGIGPETADSVILYAFQKPIFVIDAYTKRIFERLGFKEKTYAQLQKLFMDNLEKKHKIFNEYHALLVELGKNYCRKSPVCIKCPLNETCKNKKL
- a CDS encoding 50S ribosomal protein L15e, producing the protein MGTYKYLRQLWKKPTDELKIILRQRLNQFRDEPVTIRIEHPTRLDRARSLGYKAKPGFIIVRQSVMRHKRQMPKTRHPRRPKHSSVRKDLAMSYQWVAEQRAVKKYPNCEVLNSYFVAKDGMHYWYEVILVDRAHPQIAADDRIKWIINQRGRVFRGLTASGKRSRGLLTNKGKGAEKMRPSLRAHDRRAH
- a CDS encoding 30S ribosomal protein S8e yields the protein MALTQSRSNTKASGGRIKDYRKKKLNELAREPSLTKLGELRKRLVRAMGGMIKQRLLSTDVANVYDPKTKKYVKAKIKTITENPANRHYVRRNIMTKGTIIDTEAGKARITSRPGQSGSVDAVLIS
- a CDS encoding NUDIX domain-containing protein, whose product is MKHGVDFIGVGVGVIIVKNNNVLLMLRKTPSEWSIPGGKVELNEKSEDTAIREIKEELGIDIKIKKFLTLTETFSNKMHWISIVYIADIAKGDPRIMEPEEHLAVKWFSLDDLPKNHFLPSKLAIEFYKKNRK